Proteins from one Streptomyces sp. NBC_00390 genomic window:
- a CDS encoding FGGY family carbohydrate kinase, whose translation MGIVAGLDSSSEFTRIVVCDADTGAVLRQGYAPHPVEAKATEVDPQVWLLSLGEAAGGGLLEGVQAIGVSAQQNGLVPLDAQGGPVRPALLGNDKRAQVAAADLIDGLGGRQAWAEAVGCVPQAAQPVAKLRWLARSEPEAAQRIAALMQPHDWLVWQLLGRPARRTTDRGAASGTGYWSAGTGSYRPDLVELALGHPCALPDVLGPAEAAGTTPEGLLISAGTGETMAAAFGLGLGVGDAVVSLGASGSVMAVHHEALADPSGMITSFADATGMHLPVVHTLNAVRALRGTAELLGLGDLAELSDLAMKSTPGSSGLVLLPYLEGERTPQLPHTAGTLSGLRRESMKAEHLARASFEGMLCSLADAMDVLRSRGVEVRRVFLLGAAAELPAVQAAAPAIFAAQVVVPQPADYAALGAARQAAWALGVAQGTLSPQSPPAWQGAAVQVFEPGDELAVGRAVRQQYGATRDQIHPGAFSFGG comes from the coding sequence ATGGGGATAGTCGCAGGGCTGGACAGCTCGTCCGAGTTCACACGCATCGTCGTCTGTGACGCAGACACGGGCGCCGTGCTGCGCCAGGGGTACGCTCCGCACCCCGTCGAGGCCAAGGCCACCGAGGTCGATCCGCAGGTGTGGCTCCTCTCCCTCGGCGAGGCCGCGGGAGGCGGGCTGCTCGAGGGCGTGCAGGCCATCGGCGTCTCCGCGCAGCAGAACGGTCTGGTTCCCCTGGATGCACAGGGCGGGCCGGTCCGTCCCGCCCTGCTGGGCAACGACAAGCGCGCCCAGGTCGCGGCAGCCGATCTCATCGACGGCCTCGGCGGGCGGCAGGCCTGGGCCGAGGCTGTCGGCTGCGTGCCGCAGGCCGCCCAGCCGGTGGCGAAACTGCGCTGGCTGGCACGCTCCGAGCCCGAGGCCGCGCAGCGGATCGCTGCGCTGATGCAGCCGCACGACTGGCTGGTGTGGCAGCTGCTGGGCCGGCCCGCCCGGCGGACCACCGACCGCGGCGCCGCCTCGGGGACCGGCTACTGGTCCGCGGGCACCGGGTCCTACCGTCCCGATCTGGTGGAGCTCGCGCTCGGGCACCCGTGTGCGCTGCCGGACGTGCTCGGTCCGGCCGAGGCCGCGGGCACCACGCCCGAGGGGCTGCTGATCTCCGCGGGGACCGGCGAGACGATGGCGGCGGCGTTCGGGCTCGGGCTCGGCGTCGGCGACGCGGTGGTGTCCCTGGGCGCGTCGGGTTCGGTGATGGCCGTGCACCACGAGGCGCTGGCCGACCCCAGCGGGATGATCACCTCGTTCGCCGACGCGACCGGGATGCATCTTCCCGTGGTGCACACGCTCAATGCCGTACGGGCTCTGCGCGGCACCGCCGAGCTGCTCGGCCTGGGGGACCTCGCGGAGCTCTCGGATCTCGCCATGAAGTCGACGCCGGGCTCGTCCGGCCTGGTGCTGCTGCCGTATCTGGAGGGCGAGCGCACTCCGCAGCTGCCCCACACGGCGGGCACGCTGAGCGGGCTGCGGCGCGAGTCGATGAAGGCGGAGCATCTGGCGCGGGCATCGTTCGAGGGCATGCTGTGCTCGCTCGCGGACGCGATGGACGTGCTGCGCAGCCGGGGCGTCGAGGTGCGCCGGGTGTTCCTGCTGGGTGCGGCCGCCGAGCTGCCCGCCGTGCAGGCCGCCGCGCCGGCGATCTTCGCGGCGCAGGTCGTCGTGCCGCAGCCCGCCGACTATGCGGCCCTCGGTGCGGCGCGCCAGGCCGCGTGGGCGCTGGGGGTCGCGCAGGGGACGCTGTCGCCGCAGTCACCGCCGGCCTGGCAGGGGGCCGCGGTGCAGGTCTTCGAGCCGGGCGACGAGCTCGCGGTGGGCCGGGCCGTGCGCCAGCAGTACGGGGCGACCCGGGACCAGATCCACCCGGGGGCGTTCAGCTTCGGTGGCTAG
- a CDS encoding YtxH domain-containing protein yields the protein MRYKLTFVAGLALGFVLGARAGREKYEQLKKSARQFAQNPAVRNAAESAAHNSRHAAGKAFHKVSDKVGDHVPVSVAERVRALRDKNGSLDDDWGTTNT from the coding sequence ATGCGGTACAAGCTCACGTTCGTCGCCGGACTGGCCCTCGGCTTCGTGCTCGGCGCGCGGGCCGGGCGCGAGAAGTACGAACAGCTCAAGAAGTCCGCGCGGCAGTTCGCCCAGAACCCCGCGGTGCGCAACGCCGCCGAGTCCGCGGCGCACAACAGCCGCCATGCGGCCGGCAAGGCGTTCCACAAGGTCAGCGACAAGGTCGGTGACCATGTGCCCGTCTCGGTGGCCGAGCGGGTGAGGGCACTGCGCGACAAGAACGGCAGTCTCGACGACGACTGGGGTACCACCAACACATGA
- a CDS encoding TetR/AcrR family transcriptional regulator, with translation MADHPPKAGPAPQRPAGRRRPSAARPTDEEMLDAASAVFGESGFHAATMDVVAARARSTKPTLYAHFGSKEDLFGKCADLAADTLASALFEAYAAAADLPLEQQVRAGVASFFDYADVHPARFRLLFGAHATGSAAEARQRLMSAADREITRRIRYFTERHGRGTWGTSAELCASFVVGLVVEGARYTLVADSLGPASAAEFTTQFAVAALRNIDPHLADALDARE, from the coding sequence ATGGCTGATCACCCGCCCAAGGCCGGCCCCGCGCCACAGCGTCCAGCGGGCCGTCGCCGCCCGTCTGCGGCACGCCCGACCGACGAAGAGATGCTGGACGCGGCCTCCGCGGTCTTCGGTGAGTCCGGATTCCACGCGGCGACCATGGACGTCGTCGCCGCACGTGCGAGATCGACCAAACCCACGCTGTACGCGCACTTCGGCAGCAAGGAGGACCTGTTCGGCAAATGCGCCGACCTCGCAGCCGACACGTTGGCGAGCGCGCTCTTCGAGGCCTACGCGGCAGCGGCCGATCTCCCGCTCGAACAGCAGGTGCGCGCGGGCGTGGCCTCGTTCTTCGATTACGCGGACGTCCATCCGGCGAGATTCCGCCTGCTCTTCGGCGCGCACGCGACAGGGTCGGCGGCCGAGGCCAGGCAACGGCTCATGTCGGCCGCCGACCGGGAGATCACGCGCCGGATCCGGTACTTCACCGAGCGCCACGGCCGTGGTACCTGGGGGACGAGTGCGGAGCTCTGCGCCTCCTTCGTCGTCGGCCTGGTCGTCGAGGGCGCGCGGTACACGCTGGTCGCCGACTCACTGGGTCCGGCATCGGCCGCCGAGTTCACGACCCAGTTCGCCGTGGCGGCGCTCAGAAACATCGACCCGCACCTCGCCGATGCTCTCGACGCACGCGAGTGA
- a CDS encoding ATP-binding protein, with protein sequence MHHTHLIRPAATAATRPVPVSPLGFAPHRELTVAGPWRLPRAPDACGQARRAVCSTLADWGLDHLADTAELLVSELVGNALLHAYGSVRLTVVRREVICCQVRDGSRELPQLRSARTTDEFGRGLHLVDLMASKWGADPTPWGKEVWFELPVAPDSSGGGRH encoded by the coding sequence ATGCACCACACTCACCTCATACGGCCCGCCGCGACCGCCGCAACGCGCCCCGTCCCTGTCTCGCCCCTGGGCTTCGCCCCCCACCGGGAGCTGACCGTCGCCGGCCCCTGGCGACTTCCGCGGGCTCCGGACGCCTGTGGTCAGGCCCGCAGAGCGGTGTGCAGCACCCTGGCCGACTGGGGCCTGGACCATCTTGCGGACACGGCCGAACTCCTGGTCAGCGAACTGGTCGGCAATGCGCTGCTTCACGCGTACGGTTCCGTCCGCCTCACCGTGGTACGCCGCGAGGTCATCTGTTGCCAAGTCCGCGACGGCAGCCGGGAGCTGCCGCAGCTCCGTTCGGCGCGGACCACCGACGAATTCGGCCGCGGCCTGCATTTGGTCGATCTGATGGCGAGCAAATGGGGCGCCGACCCCACACCCTGGGGCAAGGAGGTCTGGTTCGAACTTCCGGTGGCGCCGGATTCCTCCGGTGGAGGGCGGCACTGA
- a CDS encoding DUF7507 domain-containing protein, which yields MTATYTVTQADLSTGTVTNTARATGTPPTGPAVTSAPSSTKVNTSHGAGAASLDAAPAPSSRSVERVSPAVR from the coding sequence CTGACCGCGACGTACACCGTCACCCAGGCCGACCTGAGCACCGGCACGGTGACGAACACGGCCCGCGCGACGGGCACTCCGCCCACCGGACCCGCGGTGACCTCGGCGCCCTCGAGCACGAAGGTGAACACATCGCACGGCGCGGGGGCCGCATCCTTGGATGCGGCCCCCGCGCCGTCGTCGAGGTCTGTGGAGAGGGTCAGCCCTGCTGTTCGCTGA
- a CDS encoding VOC family protein, which produces MSSRLNPYISFDGNAREAMELYKEVFGGTLTVSTFGEFQAEEAGDAADKVMHSMLETDKGFTLMGADTPPGMEHKPGNNIAVSLSGDDAAELRGYWEKLSGSGGTVTVPMEKQMWGDVFGMCTDRFGITWLVNISEQQG; this is translated from the coding sequence GTGTCTTCTCGGCTCAACCCGTACATCAGCTTCGACGGCAACGCACGCGAAGCCATGGAGCTCTACAAGGAAGTCTTCGGCGGCACCCTGACGGTGAGCACCTTCGGCGAATTCCAGGCGGAGGAGGCCGGTGACGCCGCCGACAAGGTCATGCACAGCATGCTCGAGACGGACAAGGGCTTCACCCTCATGGGCGCCGACACACCACCCGGCATGGAGCACAAGCCCGGCAACAACATCGCCGTGAGCCTGAGCGGGGACGACGCAGCCGAACTGCGCGGCTACTGGGAGAAGCTGTCCGGCTCGGGCGGCACGGTCACGGTGCCGATGGAGAAGCAGATGTGGGGAGACGTGTTCGGGATGTGCACCGACCGGTTCGGCATCACATGGCTGGTCAACATCAGCGAACAGCAGGGCTGA
- a CDS encoding ricin-type beta-trefoil lectin domain protein: protein MFTTVAFAQLMENLAHTGAPAGALRPHLLVATRHIAKAWASDERVAAMLPGLLIPELPSENRQLVSRAFHAMPLTAQVLLWHAEVEAEGISIPAGLLGIDPRLASDQLEHAREQFRQGCLRAHRELATDQRCRHFNRLLDVSLRRGGALIPDIQQHLANCRHCRYAADQLRQSGGRLGQLLAEALLGRAAQPYLESRPGRRGTQARARAEARRPGRHSRGGRARAMPRLAVLGKHVPLPFSPRMLVAGTALAVVGLLVLSLVASAWSDDDDQAGPVVPSGAVTGPSPTAPAPGTGTGTAQPSGTAPQPSTTSAAHPGGPLTTRLRNAESNLCLDIPTVTPEPGTDVAMAVCSSAPAQQWVYESDGRLRSALAPELCLDSHGLDGIVVLDTCTTTAAPDAVDVRYDLTIQGQMIPRWNDRLAVMPAAPEPDSPVVVKVRDDSISQIWATDTMGAGTARQSGTATASPYAAEVGGPAKGEHCAGGTCPRQPTPAEDDAAPSQDDGARKEARDKKAEKESGQEAVEEADEESDGGPDEEAEEAAEDDGLRRVGDSGQSSQGPRSFRPPSAVPAVTPSRAQAAADEASAP from the coding sequence ATGTTCACCACGGTGGCTTTCGCCCAGCTGATGGAGAATCTCGCGCACACCGGCGCACCGGCCGGTGCGCTGCGGCCGCATCTCCTGGTGGCCACCCGTCATATCGCCAAGGCGTGGGCCAGTGACGAGCGTGTGGCCGCCATGCTGCCCGGACTTCTCATTCCCGAGCTGCCTTCCGAGAATAGGCAGCTCGTCTCCCGCGCTTTCCACGCAATGCCGCTGACCGCCCAGGTGCTGCTGTGGCATGCCGAGGTCGAGGCCGAGGGCATATCCATACCTGCCGGTTTGCTCGGCATCGACCCGCGTCTGGCGAGCGACCAGCTCGAGCATGCGCGCGAACAGTTCCGGCAGGGTTGTCTGCGCGCCCACCGGGAGCTCGCCACCGACCAGCGGTGCCGCCACTTCAACCGGCTGCTCGACGTGTCCCTGCGCCGCGGCGGCGCGCTGATTCCCGATATTCAGCAGCATCTGGCGAACTGCCGGCACTGCCGGTACGCGGCCGATCAGCTCAGGCAGTCCGGAGGCCGGCTCGGTCAGCTGCTCGCCGAGGCGCTCCTCGGCCGGGCCGCCCAGCCGTACCTGGAATCGCGCCCCGGCCGGCGCGGCACACAGGCCCGGGCCAGAGCAGAGGCTCGGCGGCCGGGCCGGCACTCCCGTGGCGGACGGGCCCGCGCGATGCCCCGTCTCGCCGTCCTGGGCAAGCACGTTCCGCTGCCCTTCTCGCCCCGGATGCTGGTGGCCGGAACAGCTCTCGCCGTGGTCGGGCTGCTCGTGCTCAGCCTGGTGGCCAGTGCATGGTCCGACGACGACGATCAGGCCGGCCCGGTCGTGCCCAGCGGAGCGGTCACCGGCCCTTCCCCCACCGCCCCCGCACCCGGCACCGGAACCGGCACGGCCCAGCCGTCCGGCACCGCGCCCCAGCCTTCGACGACCTCCGCCGCCCACCCGGGCGGCCCGCTCACCACACGGCTGCGCAATGCCGAGTCCAACCTCTGCCTCGACATCCCCACCGTCACACCGGAACCCGGCACGGACGTCGCGATGGCGGTCTGCTCGTCGGCCCCCGCCCAGCAGTGGGTGTACGAGAGCGACGGCCGCCTGCGCAGTGCCCTGGCCCCCGAGTTGTGCCTGGACTCCCATGGGCTCGATGGCATCGTTGTCCTCGACACCTGTACGACGACGGCCGCGCCCGATGCCGTGGACGTCCGCTACGACCTGACGATCCAGGGCCAGATGATCCCGCGGTGGAACGACAGACTGGCCGTGATGCCCGCCGCCCCCGAGCCGGACAGCCCGGTGGTCGTCAAGGTGCGGGACGACTCCATCAGCCAGATCTGGGCCACCGACACCATGGGCGCGGGGACCGCGCGGCAGTCGGGCACCGCCACCGCCTCCCCGTACGCCGCCGAGGTCGGCGGTCCGGCGAAGGGTGAGCACTGCGCCGGCGGGACTTGCCCGCGGCAGCCCACGCCGGCGGAAGACGACGCGGCGCCGTCACAGGACGACGGCGCACGCAAAGAGGCGAGGGACAAGAAGGCGGAGAAGGAGTCGGGCCAGGAGGCGGTCGAGGAGGCAGACGAGGAATCGGACGGAGGGCCGGACGAGGAAGCAGAGGAAGCGGCCGAGGACGACGGTCTGCGCCGGGTCGGCGACAGCGGGCAAAGCTCGCAGGGGCCCCGGTCCTTCCGACCGCCCTCGGCCGTCCCCGCCGTGACACCGTCCCGGGCGCAGGCGGCGGCGGACGAGGCGTCCGCCCCTTAG
- a CDS encoding VOC family protein yields MAALPEGTPCWADAMFPDVEAAKSFYGELLGWTFDEGSAEFGGYTQARSDGKAVAAVVPRMPGMDTPPAWNLYFATSDIAATARRISDNGGALLMDPMPVAGFGTMVTAEDPSGVYFSVWQAGTHEGFEKIGEPGAYCWTEVTTRDVEKADHFFPAVFSFEVKRMKDESVGYHLWHIEGAPVAGRLKMTAEFPHDMRPFVNVYFAVEDCDAAVATVTRLGGRLHHGPTDSPFGRFASVSDQQGAGFAVIDPKTAKGDNPEFE; encoded by the coding sequence ATGGCAGCGCTACCCGAAGGCACGCCCTGCTGGGCCGACGCGATGTTCCCCGACGTGGAGGCCGCCAAGAGCTTCTACGGCGAGCTGCTCGGCTGGACCTTCGACGAGGGCTCGGCGGAGTTCGGGGGGTACACGCAGGCGCGGTCGGACGGCAAGGCCGTGGCCGCGGTCGTCCCGCGGATGCCGGGCATGGACACACCGCCCGCCTGGAACCTCTACTTCGCCACGTCGGACATCGCAGCCACCGCACGCAGGATCAGCGACAACGGCGGGGCGCTGCTGATGGACCCGATGCCGGTCGCCGGCTTCGGCACGATGGTCACGGCGGAGGACCCCAGCGGTGTGTACTTCAGCGTCTGGCAGGCCGGCACCCACGAGGGCTTCGAGAAGATCGGCGAACCCGGGGCGTACTGCTGGACGGAGGTCACCACGCGGGACGTGGAGAAGGCCGACCACTTCTTCCCGGCCGTCTTCTCCTTCGAGGTGAAGCGGATGAAGGACGAGTCGGTCGGCTATCACCTGTGGCACATCGAAGGCGCGCCGGTCGCGGGCCGCCTCAAGATGACGGCCGAGTTCCCGCACGACATGCGGCCGTTCGTCAATGTGTACTTCGCCGTCGAGGACTGCGACGCGGCGGTCGCCACGGTCACGCGGCTGGGCGGCCGGCTGCACCACGGGCCGACGGACAGCCCCTTCGGGCGTTTCGCGTCGGTGTCCGACCAGCAGGGCGCGGGGTTCGCGGTCATCGATCCGAAGACGGCCAAGGGCGACAACCCGGAGTTCGAGTGA